Within Trichoderma atroviride chromosome 2, complete sequence, the genomic segment GGTAGAGGGTTTGTCTGATGCATCTGCCGTTTCCTCCTTTAATGCTGGTTCGGTAGAAGCGTCTTTGCTAATCCTTCTCTTTTTACTTGgagcttcaacttcattgTATCGGACTTCATCGTCACGTCCATAGAGATCCTCCTTGGCAGCGGATTCCGCAGGTACCGCACCGACGAATAGCGAATCCTCAGGCTTTGCCGTTTTTTGGAAAAAGTTGAGGATGCTTGTGTTTGGCTTGGCAGCAGGTTTCTTAGCAAAGCCAGAGCTTGCCGTTGATTTTCTGGGCGTATGAGACCTGTTGACTTTGGTAGAGGCGACCATAATGGCTAGTTCTGCGACAAGACTGAAGCACCATGCTTTTCTGAACGTGCCGTCGTCATACAAGGCGGGACACGTACATTCACGATTCGCGTAAAGGGCTGGAGTGACTGCGCGTAGTCACGTGCGTGCTAGATTGGTGGGGTTTGATCTACAATTCAATCTATGGTTGTCTACTTACCCGGAACAGATGCCAAAGAGCCTGGTAGAGGAATGGCATCTATTTACTGGCAAAAGATCAGGTTCATAAATGCATTCATGAGAGGCTACAAATTGTAATGAATTGTAATGCAAAGCAGATCATTATGTGTTGATCGATAGATACATTGCTGGCATGAGCGTAAAGCGTATAGCACTCAATCACCCGGATAAGTCTGCTGAGCCGAAATAGGTCCCGGTGTAAAAGATGCCCCGGCGCTGGAACTGTAGACATCCCGATGCATAGAATAAGCCACGGCGATGGATGACGACGCTGATTAGTCAATTCTATTTAACTCTATCAATTGTAAGGGTCGGATTCAATAATACGCTATAATACGCCCTGTGATTCCTTGTTTCAGCTGGTAGCGCCCGTCCAAGGCCTCATACATGGTTTGTTCCAGCGTCTCTACAAGTACCACTGCGCCTCGCTACCTGGGAGTCCAAGTCAACTTTACAACACCACCAGCGAAttgttcttgtctttttggtCGCCATTGTTTGAGAAGCTATATGCTATAAATCGCCTCTCAGTTGATTGTCTTTGCCTAAGAAATTTAATCGTCAGGTAGCCATCATGTCTTGTGAGCTGCCCGAGATGGATCCAAGTCAGAGGACCAGTTCTTGTTATTGACACATCTCACAGCGTGGCTCACTACTACCGCAACACTGCAAAATGTAACCACTCTGCCTCCAGAAGTGTCACTCGCCAGAGCCCTGGAAGTCATACAGAATCACAAAATTCACATGCAGTGCGATCCTCACATGGTCAAATTCGAGTCGGTCCCTCAGCCGTCAAAGGTTGTGACGCCCACTGTTCCAACGGACCGAGGAATTGTCGCCGTGGGAGAGGCTGCGTACTACTCGGTGACGGACAAGGTACACACGCTCCCTGCAGGCCTCTGGGACTCCAACGTTGAGAGTATAAACGAATTCGTGACGCTGGAAAAGGGTGTTTTTGTGAGGCTTTACAGCCCTCTCAACGTGGTGATGGAGACGGTCTGGACTGTGAGAGCAAACGGCAATGGCGGGGTAGATCTGATCGAAGACGTGGTGATCAAGGCGTCCCGACTACTGGTGGGCACGATTAAGAACATGTGCAACACGAACTGGAGCACCTTTCACGGTAAGATAGTGGACATGATGAAGGAGGTTCCGGCACAATAAGGGGACGATACTGGTATATCGGCATTGGCTTGAGCAATATGAAAACTAATACGACTGTGTTTCATCACCCATAGACATGCGATAGGCAGTGGCTGCTGAGATGAACTTGCCGCTGGGCTCTTTATTGGATGATATCTCGTTGTCTTGTTCAAGCCCCATCCATCACCCGCCCTTATCACAACTACCACCTTACCCATTCAGCCACCTCGATCCAGCCACCTGAAGCAAACGCGGAGAGCGCCATTCATCCGTGCTAAAGCTGCTAAAGCTGCTAAAACTGCTAAAACTGCTAAAACCGGTAGTCGCGTTGCGCCAGCAAACGAATGGCTGTGGTTGCCCGCGGCTAAACTCCGCGTCAGAACTGCGCCTCACACCCGCTCCCTTGGGCCTGTCGGGCATCTCTCGAgacttgatcttgtcatCTCGTCCGTTTCTGCTCTGTCATTGTCATCTGCGGCTGGGGGACCCGGAGAAGGATGGCTGCAGCGCGCGTGGAACATCGCGACGAGTGAGCAGCGTGTGTTTGAGATCAATGCGAGATCCGTGCCCGGCCGCCAGAAATCCATCCATGCCAAATCCTGCGCTTCCTGGAGATCGACACCCTCATCCAAGGCCCAAGTGGGCCTCGCCTGCAACATGTCGCTCCAAGTAAGATGGCCCGACGTGTCCGGCACCAAGCAGAAGGCGCTGGAAGATGCAAAGAAGATGCAGAATGCCGTCGTCGAGAGCTGCTCCAAGGCCGGCAAGCAAGCCCCGCAGTATGAGCTTCAAGAGCTCGTTGGCAAGGGCAGCTTTGGGCGGGTGTATAGGGCGACGGCCATCGGGACCGGCCAGCTGGTTGCCGTCAAGATCATCGACATCGAGGAGAGCGACACTGTCAACCCCAAGCTGGCCGACACTTACACCGACCTGCTCAAGGAGATCAAcgccctgcagctgctgagcGACAGCGGGGCCAGGAACATCAACCATGTCATCGAGGCCCTGCCCGTCGGACAGTCCATGTGGATGGTGACGGAGTActgcgccggcggcagcgtTGCGACTCTGATGCGCCCAACGGCTCCCGgtgggctgctggagaaatgGATCATTCCCATTGTGCGCGAGGTGGCCGAGGCCATTCACTGGGTTCACGGCCAGGGCATCATCCATCGCGATCTCAAGTGCGCCAACGTGCTCATTACCGAGACGGGCAATGTTCAGCTGTGTGATTTTGGCGTTGCGGGCGTTATTGAAACAAAGTTTGACAAACGGTCGACATTTATTGGGACTCCGCATTGGATGGCGCCGGAATTGTTTGATAAGGAGGCGTCTTATGGGACCGAGGTCGATATATGGGCGTTTGGCGCCATGGTGTATGAAATTGCGTCTGGCTTGCCGCCCAACGTCACCGCTGGGATTGACTTTTCGAGATTGGGCTCGCATCTAAAACACCACACGCCTCGGCTGGAGGGCGACCAGTATTCGGCGGGCTTGAGAGATTTGGTCTCGTATTGCCTTCAGCACGATGTTGCAAAACGACCGACGATTGAGCAGGTGCAGCTCCATAGATATGTCCGTAATACGGAGGAATCGCATCCAACGTCTTCACTTGTCCATCTTGTCCGAGCCTTCAAACTTTGGGAGGCACAAGGAGGAGATCGCAGGtcgctcttctctgctgGTGGCGCCCAAGGCCTGGCTGATCTCCAAATTGCAATCTCCAATGACGAGTGGAACTTTAGCACAACCGCAGCATTTGACCAGCAGGTCTTGGACCAGGGAGATGCCCAGGACGTCTACGACGTGTACGGATCAAAGGTGGATTTCAGCCCAGAGGGCTATGATGAGACTTCGCGTCCACAGAAGCCCAAGTCGCGGAGAAGGCCGCCACCACACCTGCCGTCGGTCAAGGCACCTCTGGAAAAGATTTTTGACCCTAATACCATATCAACGTATGAAGAAAATTCCAGAGCATACTATAGTCAGCTTTTCCAGGCCCCTATATCAGATCTTCCCCTTCGAGACGAGGCTTCACAGCCTTCTGACGTACGGGAATCATTAATTGATCTGGATGTATCGCTGCACGGCGGAGAGCTCTCGCAGTATGTCGACATGGACACCATCAAGCCCAGCGACTCACAAGCGTCGTTTGACTACGACTTTGATGATACGAGCTTCTCCAGGGCGCCAATGAGCGACCCAATTGACCTCAAAGATAACAGGCGCACTCAGGACTGGAAATTTCCTTCAATGGCGGCTCCTGCGACAATAAATCCGGAGGAATTCAAGTTCCCGCCGCTCACTACCACGCTCCCCCCACCTGATGATGACCGGCCCTCACTTCTTCATCACACTACCGAACCGTATCAGCACTCTTCTAGTTTCGGCGAACTTGCGCCGACCCCTTCAGTTGACCATCGAGCTTCAGTTGGCAGCTTGATAGATCTCGATATGAGCTTCGCCGATTCATCAACAGACTTGACCCGGCCCTCCACATCCTATTCAGATGTTGGTTCCATTAGCGGTTCAGAGATTGGTGGTACCAATCCTTTTGAGCTGGAAAAACATGCCTCGCTCTATGTGATGAATGCTACAAACCGCGAGCCGTCCATCTACATTTCAGATGACTCCGAATACTCGCACGTGCTTGCAAGCATCCCAGATCTCTCCTTGGATGAAGGATCAAAACACGACGAATCCCACATCAGCAGAGAGAGCAATGTCTCAGCGTTCAGTGAAGGTCGACCATATTCTCTGAGCGACTTTGCTGACATGGACCCCGAACTGCCACCAGAGCCAACTCCCGCTCCAAGCACACCGCAGTATCCGCCATCGTTGCGAGACTACTCTCCGCGCAGTCGGTCTCCGCATAGCCAGTCTCCTCCTGTGCAGCGTCCCCGGCCACCCTTGCGCAACCTCGATTCATCTCTCCCGCCTCTCCCGGCAACACCTTCGTCAAAAGTcatgcttggccaagcttcGCCCGAAGAGATACGAAAAGAGCTACGGCGCATGGCCATGAGCCTTGGAGATCATTTGACCTATGTCAACTCGTACATCTCTACCCTGCCGGTTAGAAGAAAGAGTATACACTATTCGCTAGATCCAGATGGAGGTGCGATTTGAGGTTCATGGTGTATGGTGATGCAACCAATCGATTTCcctcgaagaagagagaaataaggaaacaaaacaagaaaagtAATTGTATGCTAGAGACATGATTTATTTACCCTTTTGGAAGGATGTATATTAGATGGTACTTATTTGCTTTACGgttgaacaaaaaaagcgTATTCCTTTGCTGCAATTGGAAATTTCATGAAAGATACCACACTAAACGTTCCATGCTAAAGTCTTGATGTATATCTTGTTGCATCTCGCTAATGCAATGCGTGCTCTCATCGTATATTTGCACCCTTTCATCAGAAACCAATCATATTGCCCAATAATAGAGCCTGGTATTTCTCAATCGCCTCTCCAAGCTTAATCAAAACACCCGCTGAGAGCATCTTGACCtcgttctcttctcctccgtcCTCGCCTCTTATCCTTCCAAACACAGACGAAGCCCATTCTCGCGTCTCCACGACTTCCCGCCCTTGGGTTTCGCACAATCGCCGCATATCGCCATCATTGacctccagcagcgacgcCATGGCGACGAGCCAGCCTTTGAGAGCGCCCATGTCGTCCTGGGTATGTGTTCTCACGGCCAGGAGCAGATTCCACAGTTCGGAGGTGAGTTGGGGGAGCGAGAGCGTTGAAGGCCCTGCTGCGTGTATGATGACGCCCAAGGTTTGGAGGTAGAGTGCTAGTAGGGCCGGGTTGAGGATGAGGGGTTTGGAGGATCGGAGGGCGACTTGGAAGTGGGCGGTGAGGGGGTAGAAGAAGGATTCGGCGATGagggcggcggtggtgttTGGGATTGAGCGGACTCGGGGCTTTGCtttcgactttgacttgtAGCGGCTTGTAAAGGTTTGGAGTTTGAGAATGTCTGGGCCGGTGGTCGCGTCGGCTGCCTTTGCGGCTAGTGGCTCTAGAAAAGAGGATGTGAGGGATTGCGTTATTGTGTCTAGTGCTGTTGAGGGTAAGGCCTTGAGCTGGGATGAAGGATTGGCTTCGCTTTGTTTGGTTGTTGAGTTTAGGTAGAGCTGTTCAATCTTCTCTGGCAGTCTTTTTGAAGGGAAAGATGCACTGGACTGGTATTCAGAGGTGTCAAACCCGGCGAGCTCTCTGGCTGACAGTCCAATGGCAATGAGAACCTGCGTTCGCTGCGACAGGGAGTAATCGCCTTCGAAGAAAGTGCGTGAGAACCACGGGGCCATGGCTTTTGGCTGAGCGacgatcaaggccatcatgcCCTGCAGTTTCAAATCGTTGAATTCTTCAATGTCGAATTTATCCTGGAGCCCGACGAATAGACCGGCGAGTTCCTCTGCGTGTGAACTCACTTCCGTGCCGAAATTGGCCTTTCGCCGAATTAAGACGGGTGCGTTCTGTAGGGCCAGTTTCTGCTTGTCGTATGATTCGGTGTCGCGAAGATATAAGATGAGATCTCGGATATAGACTGGAGCCTTTGGTTTGTTGCGCTGAACCAATGTAGCGTCATCGTCGGAGTCTTCTGGGTCGGAGTGTTTGGCATATGGAACGAGgtcttcttcattgtcgtCCGAGGAGTCTATTTCTTCAATGATGGCTATAGGCTTGATAGTTGAGATGCTGGGTTCTGGTTTCGATTTTGGTTtgggcttttgtttttggatTCGTTTTTGAGGTGGTCTATTCTCTTTCCGTACTGGTAGTCCTGAAGTTTCTGTCTTGAGGATGGGCTCGATGGATCCGACTTCGTCAAAAACACTTGTAAGAGATTTTAACCATTTAGCTTCTTCGGTTTCCGTTTCGTCCATGTGAAAATCGAGCTTTTGAGACTTATCGTCCATGAGAGTTGAGAGGGATTCTCCAACTACTAAACCCAAGAAACGAGCTCTGGCCTGAGTGGAAGCTATCCGATTTGAGATTGCAGACAAGTATGAACCCGATCTCACAATGATTCTCAGTTTGATAGGAGACAGCCTGGAGATGTAACCGGCACTGAGAAGCAGCACCTCCGTGTGAACTGACGAGAGATTAGTATGCATCCAAAATCTTGGCTATTTGAAAGTGTTTATACCATTTTGTTGCAGTATGGCTGCGTGTTTGATGTATAGCTGATCTCCAAACTGAGACAAGCTCTTTTCGAATACGGTCGTGATGCCATCTTTGTTTTGAGCTAGAACTGCAAGAACAGCCCTCCTAATGCCTATAGAGTCACCCAGGCCAGcgccagaagatgaagtgcACCAAGCAACGAGATGATTATAGAGAGTCTCGTTGCCCTTGATGAGTGCGTCGATgatgccagcagcggcagagatGACTGTTTTTGAAGACGGCTCGTCCAAGTCTAGCCCATTGAGGTGTTGGGCAAGATATTGTAGCAGTGTATTTATAGTCTTTTTGGCGCTATGGGGGTGGGAGAGGCACACTTTGGCAAAGTCACCTGGATTATTTCctttgaggagaagaagaccgTCGATGACCGTCTTCACGAGTGATTCTATGACGAGTAAGCGATGAGTCGTGATAATGACactgggaaaaaaaatacctGAATAGCCCAGTGACATTCCTCGCTGGAAGAGGTCTGAGCAGAAATGCAATTCGCTTTCGCTTTTTGTTTGTCTAGCCCAGAGTACTAAATTAAAGGCTACCCATTGCGAATATTTGGTTCCGTCGGTTATCCATATTGCGCTGGCGCGAATGGTTTCTGATCCAACAATCCCAATTGCTTCGGCAGCTGTAGATATTATGCGGCCACTGGTGAGCAAAGAGAGCAGTGCCTGAGATTGTACTTTCTTTGAAGTCTCGGAGCTGAGTCGTCCCGCTGAAGCTGTCCATAAGGTCCGGAtagcatcatcgccgtctaAAGCTGATGCCAGTAGATCGAGGAAGATGCCGATGTGAAGCACTAGGTCTGGCCGCGTAGAATCTTTACTCCCTAGCTTGTGCTCTTGAATGAGAGCTCTGAGGTGAGTAAGAACGGCGTTCAGCCCGGCAACACTTTGTAAGCATTTCGTAAATAGCTGTGCGTCGTTGTAAGCGTCCTCGGCGCCATCGTCCT encodes:
- a CDS encoding uncharacterized protein (EggNog:ENOG41), whose protein sequence is MSSWLTTTATLQNVTTLPPEVSLARALEVIQNHKIHMQCDPHMVKFESVPQPSKVVTPTVPTDRGIVAVGEAAYYSVTDKVHTLPAGLWDSNVESINEFVTLEKGVFVRLYSPLNVVMETVWTVRANGNGGVDLIEDVVIKASRLLVGTIKNMCNTNWSTFHGKIVDMMKEVPAQ
- a CDS encoding uncharacterized protein (EggNog:ENOG41) — translated: MSLQVRWPDVSGTKQKALEDAKKMQNAVVESCSKAGKQAPQYELQELVGKGSFGRVYRATAIGTGQLVAVKIIDIEESDTVNPKLADTYTDLLKEINALQLLSDSGARNINHVIEALPVGQSMWMVTEYCAGGSVATLMRPTAPGGLLEKWIIPIVREVAEAIHWVHGQGIIHRDLKCANVLITETGNVQLCDFGVAGVIETKFDKRSTFIGTPHWMAPELFDKEASYGTEVDIWAFGAMVYEIASGLPPNVTAGIDFSRLGSHLKHHTPRLEGDQYSAGLRDLVSYCLQHDVAKRPTIEQVQLHRYVRNTEESHPTSSLVHLVRAFKLWEAQGGDRRSLFSAGGAQGLADLQIAISNDEWNFSTTAAFDQQVLDQGDAQDVYDVYGSKVDFSPEGYDETSRPQKPKSRRRPPPHLPSVKAPLEKIFDPNTISTYEENSRAYYSQLFQAPISDLPLRDEASQPSDVRESLIDLDVSLHGGELSQYVDMDTIKPSDSQASFDYDFDDTSFSRAPMSDPIDLKDNRRTQDWKFPSMAAPATINPEEFKFPPLTTTLPPPDDDRPSLLHHTTEPYQHSSSFGELAPTPSVDHRASVGSLIDLDMSFADSSTDLTRPSTSYSDVGSISGSEIGGTNPFELEKHASLYVMNATNREPSIYISDDSEYSHVLASIPDLSLDEGSKHDESHISRESNVSAFSEGRPYSLSDFADMDPELPPEPTPAPSTPQYPPSLRDYSPRSRSPHSQSPPVQRPRPPLRNLDSSLPPLPATPSSKVMLGQASPEEIRKELRRMAMSLGDHLTYVNSYISTLPVRRKSIHYSLDPDGGAI
- a CDS encoding uncharacterized protein (BUSCO:EOG092D0QOX) encodes the protein MDELLTPVSTTYLTPRKDSQPLLSEVGSTKKVVQVLPTSQVDSPDGALELLRNQPDYDSLIQVLKYLTQHEKRPDSFHVHEPGPKSAAIIHVLVTEITSNYWTLLKEGGQDDGAEDAYNDAQLFTKCLQSVAGLNAVLTHLRALIQEHKLGSKDSTRPDLVLHIGIFLDLLASALDGDDAIRTLWTASAGRLSSETSKKVQSQALLSLLTSGRIISTAAEAIGIVGSETIRASAIWITDGTKYSQWVAFNLVLWARQTKSESELHFCSDLFQRGMSLGYSESLVKTVIDGLLLLKGNNPGDFAKVCLSHPHSAKKTINTLLQYLAQHLNGLDLDEPSSKTVISAAAGIIDALIKGNETLYNHLVAWCTSSSGAGLGDSIGIRRAVLAVLAQNKDGITTVFEKSLSQFGDQLYIKHAAILQQNVHTEVLLLSAGYISRLSPIKLRIIVRSGSYLSAISNRIASTQARARFLGLVVGESLSTLMDDKSQKLDFHMDETETEEAKWLKSLTSVFDEVGSIEPILKTETSGLPVRKENRPPQKRIQKQKPKPKSKPEPSISTIKPIAIIEEIDSSDDNEEDLVPYAKHSDPEDSDDDATLVQRNKPKAPVYIRDLILYLRDTESYDKQKLALQNAPVLIRRKANFGTEVSSHAEELAGLFVGLQDKFDIEEFNDLKLQGMMALIVAQPKAMAPWFSRTFFEGDYSLSQRTQVLIAIGLSARELAGFDTSEYQSSASFPSKRLPEKIEQLYLNSTTKQSEANPSSQLKALPSTALDTITQSLTSSFLEPLAAKAADATTGPDILKLQTFTSRYKSKSKAKPRVRSIPNTTAALIAESFFYPLTAHFQVALRSSKPLILNPALLALYLQTLGVIIHAAGPSTLSLPQLTSELWNLLLAVRTHTQDDMGALKGWLVAMASLLEVNDGDMRRLCETQGREVVETREWASSVFGRIRGEDGGEENEVKMLSAGVLIKLGEAIEKYQALLLGNMIGF